One Chaetodon trifascialis isolate fChaTrf1 chromosome 21, fChaTrf1.hap1, whole genome shotgun sequence genomic window carries:
- the LOC139349992 gene encoding uncharacterized protein produces MLGQLLLQSVVILWLVQTVHTGGYRAASGPLNGQGPQPNGKKPQNGGGIGRMLMPSKGVGQTMGAQNGYGGYPTKGMGYGAAAGVTNGGGTKGYGATAGVTNGQGGKSQGYGVQAGPTNGQQMKGNGYGAQAGGYGGQGTKGNGYGAPAAVAPNGNGGHLNGYGPAAGVLGGNGAKSNGYGVHAGPTNGQQMKGKGYGAQAGGYGGQGTKGNGNGAAAAAHNGLGTKGNGQGAAAGNNGVRPNGQGGAGSKTMKGYGRPPYGAGPAVGMGASRGLGVPQLARNQKSQSYNGGYGSAGLGLGPRYGNGGVKGPKQGYGAAAGVPNGQGAKTNGYAAGRGPTGNGALSNGGSACKKCIILIQFKHEVN; encoded by the exons ATGTTGGGACAGCTACTTCTCCAGAGTGTGGTGATCCTCTGGCTGGTGCAGACAGTGCACACAGGAG GTTATAGGGCTGCATCAGGACCTCTCAATGGACAAGGACCACAGCCTAATG GAAAGAAACCTCAGAACGGTGGAGGTATAGGAAGAATGCTGATGCCATCAAAAG GTGTGGGTCAAACAATGGGTGCACAGAATGGATACGGTGGATACCCCACAAAAGGGATGG GCTATGGTGCAGCTGCTGGTGTGACCAATGGAGGAGGGACGAAAG GCTATGGAGCAACAGCTGGTGTAACCAATGGACAAGGAGGCAAATCACAGG GATACGGTGTTCAGGCTGGCCCGACCAATGGACAGCAAATGAAAGGCAACG GCTATGGTGCTCAAGCTGGTGGATACGGTGGACAAGGAACTAAAGGCAATG GTTATGGAGCTCCCGCTGCTGTAGCACCAAATGGAAACGGAGGCCATTTGAATG GTTATGGGCCTGCAGCTGGTGTTCTAGGTGGGAATGGAGCTAAATCCAATG GATATGGTGTTCACGCTGGCCCGACCAATGGACAGCAAATGAAAGGCAAAG GCTACGGTGCTCAAGCTGGTGGATACGGTGGGCAAGGAACTAAAGGCAATG GTAatggtgctgcagctgctgcacataATGGACTTGGAACAAAAGGCAATG GTCaaggagctgcagctggcaATAATGGGGTGAGACCAAATG GACAGGGGGGAGCTGGAAGTAAAACCATGAAAGGATATGGCCGACCTCCTTATGGGGCAG GTCCAGCTGTGGGGATGGGAGCCTCCAGAGGTCTGGGAGTACCTCAGCTTGCCAGGAACCAAAAGTCCCAAA GCTACAATGGCGGTTATGGCAGTGCTGGTTTGGGCCTGGGACCTCGGTATGGAAATGGTGGGGTGAAGGGACCAAAGCAAG GCTATGGTGCTGCAGCTGGTGTGCCCAACGGACAAGGAGCCAAAACCAATG